ATATTATAGAGTAAGCCCGGCCGCAGCGCGGCCATTTTGCTTTCGCCGCCGGCGGGTTTAAGGCATTGCGCCATGTTTATGCCGCCGCACATCGCGACACAGTGGACGGAAGTCAAAAGGCCGATGGCAAACAGCATCCAATAGTCCATGCCCGCCTCCGCCAGCGGGAAAGAATTGAAAATGTCGCTAAGCCCCAGATTGCGCATGATCATGTACAAAGCGGCGATTATGATAAGACAGTCCAACAAGTTGCCCGCGCCTTTTTGCGGTTCCTCGGACACCTTGTAGCCAAGCTGCCCGATAATCCCGGCGATAGCTGTTTTGTCCAGCGCGGCCGCGTCATAAGTTACCACCGCGTAACCGCCGCCGTAACTTGCGCTGACCTTCTTGACCCCGGCCGTCGCGCCTAACTTTTTGGCTATCTTGTTTTCGCAGTTTACGCAACTCATGCCGTCAATATGAAATTTTTCCGTGCGCGGCTGTTTTTCCACCTGCATCCCGCCTTCCGCTTGTCTTGAAAACAGAATAGCAAAAAATTTTGTAGATTTTGTGTAGGAGCTTTATTAACAAAAAAATATGCCCGCCTGTTTTCCGGGCGGGCCGTGGCCGTCAAAAAAATAACCATATCCGGTTTGGCGCGGCTCTGCCGCCGCGCCCATAGTTTCGACAATCCGCTTGACCTTTTGCGGCTCTCCTTTGGGCATGGGCAAAACAACATCGCTCGTTTCCGCCGTCGAAATGTTTTGCAGCCCATAGGCGACGATCAGATGCTTCTGGACGGAAACCGGCCGTTTTGGCGGACCATGGCGGACGCGTTGCCTTTTGTGGCTTTTTACCGTTCGTCTTTGTGGGCAAAGCGTGCCATAAGAGCCGATGTTTCCCCGGCAACAATCAGCGGCCTTCTCTTGCGGGTTGAGGGCGGAAGCAGACGCGTACCGCTGCCGTTGGCTGAAATTATCGTTTTCATAAGTTTCTCGTTTGAATTGTCCAGCACCGGCCTCAACCGGCATTTAGCGACCAATGGGGAGATTGTCGTATTGTGTCAGTTCCTCCGGGTATCCGAGCAGCATTACGTCGGCCCACAAGCCAAAAGGATCCATTTTAACGATTTCAAATTTGTAGCGCAAGCCCCACGATTCAATAAGCGGCTTTATTTCGAAAAAATCTTTCGGTCCGTGGTAAATGGATATTAAAAGGACCGGGCGTTTTTCACGGATCGTTTTTTGCGCGCCTTGGAGCACTTTCATCTCAAAGCCTTCCACATCCAGTTTTATTAAGCCAACGTCAAGTTTGTTTTCCCCTGCAAAATCGTCCAGCGTTGTGATGTCTATCTTCACTTCTTCGGTATTTCTTTCGTTGTCCATAATCAAAGAGGCGGAATCAACAGCTTCCGCTTCTGGATTATACTTAATATATAAACTTTCTCTTTTGTTCCCCAAACCCAATTGCATCGGCAAAACTCTTTTTAAATTATTGATTTTTATCGTTTGCCGCAGATAATGATAGTTACCCGGCAGCGGCTCAAAAGAATAGATCATCTTTGGCGCGTATCCCTCGAATCCCAAAGCGGAATCGCCCGTAAACGCCCCGCCGTCAATAAAGTCTTTCCCCCTTATATACGCTGCCGC
The Acidaminococcales bacterium genome window above contains:
- a CDS encoding FkbM family methyltransferase: MKLIKRLSRSLYKRTWPEEFSKTSLLKLKDVVPLSIVEQWREYWAGNDIDLKKGQLLVNIGANGKAVVDDFLRCQAFFINLLTESDYCYFDPNDLMPAWQKEERKRIDYNKYKKYFAARFYDTAAVCYHSGLKRIPFAAAYIRGKDFIDGGAFTGDSALGFEGYAPKMIYSFEPLPGNYHYLRQTIKINNLKRVLPMQLGLGNKRESLYIKYNPEAEAVDSASLIMDNERNTEEVKIDITTLDDFAGENKLDVGLIKLDVEGFEMKVLQGAQKTIREKRPVLLISIYHGPKDFFEIKPLIESWGLRYKFEIVKMDPFGLWADVMLLGYPEELTQYDNLPIGR